From Mesotoga sp. BH458_6_3_2_1, one genomic window encodes:
- a CDS encoding sugar ABC transporter ATP-binding protein, with amino-acid sequence MTDKNIVLKTVSISKSFPGVKALNNVDFDLLEGEIHAICGENGAGKSTFCNVLTGIVRPDEGNVFLNGAEVRLTHPSQALRLGIRMVYQERNLIPYLTGAQNILLREEPVKGGFLIDEKSILSKAEELSELYNLRVPLGIPVALLSSAQRQAIEILRAFLYKPKILILDEPTSSLTESEVKSLFSAIHQIKNEGVSVILITHKLEEVFENADRISIFRNGERVTTRDKKALSEEEAIRLMVNRNISSLFPEVTDHSGDTILQVENLSGSGFLKDISIHLKKGEVLGLYGLIGSGRTELIEHLYGLRETKTGRVIVKGKEVQPNVHKMIEKGVFLVPDDRREKGLLTSLNLKKNLTISYINEFSKLLGVVSTRRENALVKTILDKSSLSLKYSNINQDVQVLSGGNQQKVVIGRWISKDHMSILILDDPTNGIDVGTKFEIYKMIRNLAEEKSVGVIFISSELPELIGVCDRLYVFKEGRISGELSREEFDDEKILSMAL; translated from the coding sequence ATGACGGACAAGAATATTGTTTTGAAGACTGTATCGATATCTAAATCCTTTCCGGGGGTCAAAGCCCTGAACAACGTAGACTTCGATTTGCTCGAGGGTGAGATTCATGCTATTTGTGGTGAAAACGGAGCAGGAAAGAGCACTTTCTGCAATGTCTTGACCGGAATAGTCAGACCTGATGAGGGAAATGTCTTTCTCAACGGTGCGGAAGTGAGACTCACTCACCCTTCCCAGGCCCTCAGACTGGGGATAAGAATGGTTTATCAGGAGCGGAACCTCATCCCGTATCTCACCGGCGCTCAAAACATCCTTTTGAGAGAGGAACCCGTCAAGGGAGGTTTCCTGATAGACGAAAAATCAATTCTTTCAAAGGCAGAAGAACTATCTGAACTCTACAATCTAAGAGTACCTCTCGGCATCCCCGTTGCGCTTCTCAGTTCCGCGCAAAGACAGGCCATAGAGATTCTTCGTGCTTTCCTCTACAAGCCGAAGATATTGATTCTTGACGAGCCTACTTCAAGTCTTACCGAGTCGGAAGTCAAGTCACTGTTCAGTGCAATCCATCAGATAAAAAATGAAGGTGTTTCCGTAATACTAATTACTCACAAACTTGAGGAAGTCTTCGAAAACGCAGACAGGATTTCGATTTTCAGAAATGGTGAGCGAGTAACCACAAGGGATAAGAAAGCCCTTTCTGAGGAAGAGGCGATAAGACTTATGGTTAACAGGAATATTTCCAGCCTCTTTCCCGAAGTGACGGATCATTCAGGGGACACGATACTACAGGTCGAAAACCTTAGCGGTTCGGGATTCCTTAAGGATATTAGTATTCACTTGAAAAAGGGAGAAGTTCTTGGATTATATGGTCTTATTGGTTCTGGAAGAACCGAGCTAATAGAACACTTGTACGGTCTGAGAGAAACAAAGACCGGCAGAGTAATTGTCAAAGGCAAAGAAGTCCAGCCTAATGTCCACAAAATGATTGAGAAAGGTGTCTTTCTTGTACCGGACGACAGAAGAGAAAAGGGACTACTTACAAGTTTGAATCTGAAGAAGAATTTGACAATATCATATATTAATGAGTTCTCAAAACTCCTTGGAGTTGTCTCGACCAGGAGAGAAAATGCTCTGGTTAAGACCATTCTTGACAAGAGCTCACTAAGTCTCAAGTACTCGAATATCAATCAGGACGTCCAGGTTCTGAGCGGCGGTAATCAACAAAAAGTCGTAATAGGCCGATGGATCTCAAAGGATCATATGAGCATATTGATTCTCGACGATCCGACAAATGGAATCGACGTTGGGACGAAGTTCGAAATCTACAAGATGATCAGAAATCTTGCTGAAGAAAAGAGCGTAGGCGTGATTTTCATTTCTTCTGAACTCCCAGAACTTATAGGAGTTTGTGATAGGCTTTATGTCTTTAAAGAAGGGCGAATCTCTGGTGAGCTGTCTCGGGAAGAATTCGATGATGAAAAGATATTATCCATGGCTCTTTAA
- a CDS encoding ABC transporter permease: MISKENLASVVRRYGVLFALIAVFAVFSFMEPTFYSVRNILSIIRQASITGILAIGLTTVVIAGEFDMSFASLAGFSGVLSVILMGKLFMGAIPAWIISLLAALGVGALNGLVILFIGVPSIITTIGMMTLLAGFTKWLTGGSTYYSAKFPEIFPFLGRSFLFETIPMPVVIFAIIIAIYVVVLEHTKIGRFFHAVGGNPKASEHVGIKVRKVKFIALLISGFMAGLAGIMIGSLLGSGTPAMGDGYLMPGISAMFIGAVFLRDGVPNIWGTVIGSLLLSVLTNGFVMINLPFYMKEIVLGAVLIGSVSMVAIFKKGSIPGVNLL; this comes from the coding sequence ATGATCTCAAAAGAAAACCTGGCTTCAGTAGTGAGAAGATACGGTGTGTTATTTGCATTGATCGCCGTATTTGCCGTATTCTCATTCATGGAACCTACCTTTTATAGTGTAAGAAATATTCTATCGATTATTAGACAGGCAAGCATAACGGGAATCCTCGCTATCGGGCTAACTACTGTTGTAATAGCCGGTGAATTCGATATGTCGTTCGCATCACTTGCAGGGTTCTCCGGTGTTCTCAGTGTAATACTGATGGGAAAACTCTTCATGGGAGCAATTCCCGCGTGGATCATCTCCCTCCTGGCAGCTTTGGGAGTCGGTGCTCTGAACGGACTGGTAATACTTTTCATTGGGGTTCCGTCGATAATTACAACCATTGGAATGATGACGCTTCTTGCCGGATTTACGAAATGGCTTACGGGAGGATCGACCTACTACTCAGCGAAGTTCCCGGAAATATTTCCATTCCTTGGAAGGTCTTTTCTCTTTGAGACAATTCCAATGCCGGTAGTAATATTCGCAATCATTATAGCAATTTATGTGGTTGTTCTTGAACATACGAAGATCGGAAGATTCTTTCACGCAGTAGGTGGAAACCCAAAAGCATCTGAGCATGTAGGTATTAAAGTTCGGAAGGTGAAGTTCATTGCCCTGCTGATTTCGGGATTCATGGCTGGTCTCGCCGGAATAATGATTGGATCTCTTCTTGGATCGGGCACACCGGCCATGGGCGACGGATACCTTATGCCAGGGATAAGTGCAATGTTTATTGGAGCAGTCTTTCTACGTGATGGAGTCCCAAATATCTGGGGAACCGTTATTGGCTCTCTTCTACTGTCAGTTCTGACAAATGGATTTGTTATGATCAATCTTCCTTTCTACATGAAGGAGATAGTGCTTGGAGCGGTTCTAATTGGATCAGTAAGCATGGTAGCGATTTTCAAGAAAGGTTCTATACCAGGAGTGAATCTCCTTTAG
- a CDS encoding SLC13 family permease has product MPNISAAIYKTILNKRFIKRHLVKEMMFWISLLLALMTSIIIPPRIESIDWRVIAELLSLMIVVQALKEYKVLEKIATISLSNLRSARSIGSVIVILTAFMGALITNDVALIALVPLTLTIAEKAKFEPMWIVIIQSQAANIGSALTPIGNRQNLFLFEKYEIGIWEFGSLLLPFVVFGVCWTLLMNLLNTKRKIVFDVPSSEIREPIRLGIFIGCFLVVMLSVFRIIDFRVGLVLTVVVTLVLERRFFQKIDYFLLGTFLLFFVFIDNISRMEIIATMMKSATNGEIRTMTSSALLSQFISNVPAAILFSSFTGSYKGLLLGVNIGGSGTIIASLANLIAYRIYVKDRGQNLKYLTIFMVSSAITLLLSIVFGYIQLRVQGF; this is encoded by the coding sequence GTGCCCAATATTTCAGCAGCTATTTATAAGACTATATTGAACAAGCGTTTTATTAAGAGACATCTCGTAAAGGAGATGATGTTCTGGATATCTCTACTATTGGCTTTGATGACATCGATAATTATTCCCCCTCGTATTGAAAGCATTGACTGGCGAGTAATTGCCGAGCTCTTAAGCCTCATGATAGTTGTTCAGGCTCTTAAGGAATACAAGGTTCTAGAGAAGATAGCTACTATCTCGCTCTCAAATCTAAGAAGCGCTAGAAGCATCGGATCCGTAATTGTAATTCTAACGGCTTTCATGGGGGCTTTGATTACAAATGATGTTGCCCTTATCGCACTTGTTCCACTCACATTGACAATAGCTGAAAAGGCGAAATTCGAGCCGATGTGGATTGTCATTATTCAGAGTCAGGCCGCTAATATTGGCAGCGCACTGACGCCGATAGGAAATCGGCAGAATCTTTTTCTCTTCGAAAAGTACGAAATTGGTATCTGGGAATTTGGCAGCCTCCTGCTGCCATTTGTTGTCTTTGGTGTTTGCTGGACTCTTTTGATGAATCTTCTGAACACCAAGAGGAAGATTGTTTTCGATGTTCCATCTTCGGAGATCCGTGAACCTATAAGGCTTGGTATTTTCATTGGTTGCTTCCTTGTTGTTATGCTTTCCGTCTTCAGAATCATCGACTTCAGAGTGGGACTTGTACTCACTGTGGTAGTTACTTTAGTTCTTGAAAGAAGGTTCTTTCAAAAGATTGATTACTTCTTGCTGGGTACTTTCTTGCTGTTCTTTGTCTTTATTGACAACATCTCAAGAATGGAGATAATAGCTACTATGATGAAGTCTGCAACAAACGGTGAGATTAGGACAATGACCAGCTCCGCTCTTCTATCGCAGTTTATCAGCAACGTGCCTGCAGCGATTCTCTTTTCATCATTTACCGGGAGCTACAAAGGCCTTCTTCTGGGCGTGAATATTGGAGGCAGTGGCACAATTATTGCCTCTCTGGCTAATCTGATAGCTTATAGAATCTACGTCAAAGATAGAGGTCAAAACTTGAAGTATCTCACCATCTTCATGGTTTCAAGCGCAATAACACTTCTGCTAAGTATTGTTTTCGGTTACATTCAACTTAGAGTACAAGGTTTTTAG
- a CDS encoding cation diffusion facilitator family transporter translates to MLRRVHSKHYGHEWNVAAAVLRGCNTKELLKEHFSVMGRRFGIFFEVFPYGKRMHEATELDSFLDSAIEDMKEDKWLIQNGDTFELTERGEFEARKMLAELENSGRLLEKATRAETVSRVTIVVHFILAALKLPTAILSGSVGLLNDSFDTLLDGISSVFVYWGVKKNHEHLVSLILLLFMGVTGVFSLIEAMFRIISGDIPSPDLLTFTAVAISGIVCALLWFYQKYSGLKNRSFPLITQSADSRNHVLVAVSVAIGLIVSLMRIPYADAIVGLIVSILILKGAAELLIDLIRSARGEAIDFERYGFSLFNKFRAKQLKRWFLFMIDQGKIQTRDQLECEAKASMAYQDIEPLRALGISGSQSDESIVKTALEALDKEMLITEYEGHLKLTEEGSFELRSTRM, encoded by the coding sequence TTGTTGCGAAGAGTTCATTCTAAGCATTATGGACATGAATGGAATGTGGCCGCTGCCGTTCTCAGAGGCTGCAATACGAAGGAATTACTGAAAGAGCACTTCTCAGTGATGGGGAGAAGGTTCGGCATTTTCTTCGAGGTCTTCCCCTATGGCAAGAGGATGCATGAAGCCACTGAGCTAGATTCATTTCTGGATTCCGCTATAGAAGACATGAAAGAAGATAAGTGGTTAATTCAGAATGGCGACACATTTGAACTGACTGAGAGGGGAGAGTTTGAGGCTAGGAAGATGCTCGCCGAACTCGAGAATAGCGGCAGACTTCTGGAAAAAGCGACAAGAGCCGAAACTGTCTCGAGAGTAACGATAGTAGTTCACTTCATCCTTGCTGCCTTGAAGCTTCCCACCGCTATTCTTTCTGGCAGTGTCGGCCTTCTAAATGATTCATTCGATACTCTTCTGGACGGAATCTCAAGTGTCTTCGTGTACTGGGGAGTGAAGAAAAACCATGAACATCTGGTCAGCCTAATTCTTCTATTATTTATGGGAGTAACTGGTGTTTTTTCATTGATAGAGGCTATGTTCAGAATCATTTCCGGTGATATCCCTTCTCCTGATCTCCTTACTTTTACTGCAGTGGCAATTTCGGGAATAGTCTGCGCTCTCTTGTGGTTCTATCAGAAGTACTCAGGCCTCAAGAACCGATCCTTCCCACTGATTACCCAGTCGGCGGATTCAAGAAATCATGTTCTAGTAGCTGTTAGCGTAGCAATTGGCCTCATCGTATCTCTCATGAGGATTCCCTACGCCGACGCGATTGTAGGGCTGATCGTTTCTATTCTGATTCTCAAAGGGGCGGCAGAGTTACTGATAGATCTTATAAGATCTGCCAGAGGAGAGGCCATCGACTTCGAAAGATATGGCTTTTCTCTCTTCAACAAGTTCAGAGCGAAACAGCTAAAGCGCTGGTTCCTTTTCATGATCGATCAAGGGAAGATACAGACTCGCGATCAGCTCGAGTGCGAAGCAAAGGCATCTATGGCTTATCAAGATATAGAACCACTCAGAGCCTTAGGAATTTCCGGTTCGCAGTCTGACGAATCGATAGTTAAAACCGCCCTCGAGGCGCTAGATAAGGAAATGTTGATAACCGAGTACGAAGGACACCTCAAGCTTACCGAAGAGGGCTCCTTCGAGTTGAGATCTACCCGTATGTGA
- a CDS encoding fasciclin domain-containing protein, which translates to MKKVFLVLVLIGLVFTGFSKNIVEVAVSAGNFSTLVAAVEKAGLVETLIGDGPFTVFAPTDEAFAKLPEGTVESLLNDIPALTRILTYHVIPGKYMSSDVVSLESLKSVEGSSIPIKVEEGKVYVSNAMITAVDIEASNGVIHVIDTVILPPERETRRIPEIAIDAGSFTTLVTALQEAGLVEALMGDGPFTVFAPNDEAFAKLPEGTIESLLKDIPTLKNILLFHVVSGEYLAEDVLGMRSLTALNGGQLMINPTEVKIQGSGIILTNIIAANGVIHVIDTVMIP; encoded by the coding sequence ATGAAAAAGGTTTTTCTGGTATTAGTTTTAATAGGGTTAGTTTTCACTGGTTTCTCCAAGAACATAGTAGAAGTAGCGGTTTCAGCAGGCAATTTCAGTACACTCGTAGCAGCAGTTGAAAAGGCGGGTCTAGTGGAGACTCTAATAGGAGATGGACCTTTTACTGTGTTCGCTCCAACTGACGAAGCATTTGCAAAGCTTCCGGAGGGAACTGTTGAAAGTCTCCTAAACGATATACCGGCACTTACAAGAATTCTTACATATCATGTGATCCCTGGAAAGTACATGTCTTCAGACGTGGTCTCTCTTGAATCGCTCAAGTCAGTAGAAGGCAGCTCTATACCAATAAAAGTAGAAGAAGGAAAGGTTTACGTCAGTAATGCAATGATAACGGCAGTTGATATTGAGGCAAGCAATGGAGTAATTCATGTTATTGACACGGTCATCCTTCCCCCGGAAAGAGAGACAAGGAGAATCCCTGAAATTGCTATCGATGCGGGCTCCTTTACAACACTGGTAACAGCACTTCAAGAAGCCGGTCTAGTCGAAGCGCTTATGGGTGATGGGCCTTTCACAGTCTTCGCTCCAAATGATGAAGCCTTTGCAAAATTACCCGAAGGGACTATCGAATCGTTGCTCAAGGATATACCGACTCTAAAGAACATCCTCCTATTCCATGTCGTATCGGGAGAATACTTGGCTGAAGATGTACTAGGTATGAGATCTTTGACTGCTCTTAATGGCGGTCAGCTGATGATAAACCCAACCGAAGTCAAGATTCAAGGATCTGGGATAATTTTAACGAATATAATTGCGGCAAATGGCGTAATCCACGTAATAGATACGGTGATGATTCCTTAA
- a CDS encoding NAD(P)/FAD-dependent oxidoreductase, with the protein MNGKFFPESKYDVAVIGSGLGSLSAASLLANKGLRVLVAEQHYLPGGCCSIFRRNDFTFDSAVGMVFGFGNRGFNSHRFVFNEIGEDIEMVRHEALYTVTFGEKRIVFWPDLDRFIEELGNNFPGYEEQLRKFYNYLADLYHNVIVADPVIVPPTEIKRSDSLRSLLKHPVRQAKMIRLLFKSTEELMSSFIDPEAKELYQFFDVLTSTYCYTTVKETPGVLAVTMFIDNHEGGGFYPVGSSQMIPNKLEKAIEKNGGYMLYENRVNEILFDDGKASGIRLEDGSEIRSDFVIYGGTVWNLYRGIVPKEYVSQERVKWVESLEPTFPAMVVYAAVDSSAIPAGTNPVEMFVEEFDEIAESDVTVYIPSIDEPSICPEGTHVMSMIAPSKKRWPPRGTKEYRVMKEDETERVIKLIEKRFPKLRESLKHLESATPLTIERYTLKNEGRVGGPKQSIGQELLKRLHAKSEWENLFICGDSTVMGMGTPAVTVSGIGAANLVLRKLKMKEYSYREPEVERVHYTAGKKRVPADLENTVLDRETVPLISSSCQLCDIPNCTLKCPDGKDIRGILRRLEAGNFIGAKKRLLETTIGTLCSDCAGFCEKSCKRLSFDRKPVPIKRLLSWLEKEVIV; encoded by the coding sequence ATGAACGGTAAGTTCTTTCCCGAAAGCAAATACGACGTTGCGGTAATTGGATCTGGACTCGGAAGTTTATCGGCTGCCTCTCTGCTGGCTAATAAGGGACTAAGAGTGCTCGTTGCGGAGCAGCATTATCTTCCCGGAGGATGTTGCTCGATCTTCAGAAGAAATGACTTCACGTTTGATTCTGCTGTCGGCATGGTATTCGGATTTGGAAACCGCGGCTTCAATTCTCACAGGTTTGTTTTCAACGAGATCGGTGAAGACATTGAAATGGTAAGACACGAGGCCCTATACACTGTGACTTTTGGAGAGAAGAGAATCGTCTTTTGGCCGGATCTCGACCGATTTATTGAGGAGCTTGGAAATAACTTTCCAGGTTATGAAGAACAGCTAAGAAAGTTCTACAACTATCTAGCCGACTTATATCATAACGTGATTGTTGCAGATCCTGTAATTGTCCCTCCCACTGAAATAAAGAGAAGCGACAGTCTCAGATCTCTGCTGAAGCATCCTGTACGACAGGCCAAAATGATCAGGCTTCTATTCAAAAGCACTGAAGAACTTATGAGCAGTTTTATAGACCCGGAAGCGAAGGAGCTTTATCAGTTTTTCGATGTTCTAACTTCCACCTACTGCTATACGACTGTAAAGGAAACCCCCGGCGTCCTGGCCGTAACTATGTTTATTGACAATCACGAAGGAGGTGGCTTCTATCCCGTAGGTTCTTCTCAGATGATACCGAACAAACTTGAAAAGGCGATCGAGAAGAACGGCGGTTACATGCTTTACGAAAATCGCGTTAATGAAATACTCTTTGATGATGGGAAGGCATCGGGGATAAGGCTCGAAGATGGGAGCGAAATAAGATCTGACTTCGTGATTTACGGAGGAACGGTCTGGAATCTCTATCGAGGAATCGTTCCCAAAGAGTATGTTAGTCAGGAAAGAGTTAAATGGGTGGAGTCCCTTGAGCCGACTTTTCCCGCCATGGTCGTGTACGCCGCCGTTGATTCTTCTGCTATCCCGGCTGGAACGAATCCGGTGGAAATGTTTGTCGAGGAATTTGACGAAATAGCCGAAAGCGATGTCACAGTATACATACCTTCGATTGACGAACCCTCTATATGTCCAGAAGGAACTCACGTGATGTCAATGATAGCTCCCTCAAAGAAGAGGTGGCCGCCTCGCGGCACAAAGGAATATCGTGTGATGAAAGAGGACGAGACCGAGCGGGTTATTAAACTGATAGAAAAGAGATTCCCCAAACTGAGAGAGTCCTTGAAACATCTGGAGTCGGCAACTCCGCTTACAATCGAAAGATATACCCTCAAGAACGAAGGTCGCGTTGGCGGTCCGAAGCAATCCATAGGTCAGGAATTGCTGAAGAGACTACATGCCAAAAGCGAATGGGAAAACCTCTTTATCTGCGGAGATTCAACAGTTATGGGAATGGGGACACCTGCAGTTACGGTCTCCGGGATCGGAGCTGCAAATCTTGTTCTTAGAAAGCTAAAGATGAAGGAATACAGCTACAGGGAGCCTGAAGTCGAGAGAGTTCACTACACTGCAGGAAAGAAAAGGGTTCCAGCAGATCTTGAGAATACAGTTCTAGACAGAGAGACCGTTCCATTGATTAGCAGTTCCTGTCAGCTCTGCGACATTCCGAATTGCACATTAAAGTGCCCCGATGGAAAGGATATTCGAGGAATTCTCAGGCGTCTCGAAGCGGGCAATTTCATAGGTGCTAAGAAGCGGTTACTTGAGACTACAATCGGCACACTTTGCTCAGACTGCGCCGGTTTCTGTGAGAAAAGCTGTAAGAGACTTTCCTTCGATAGAAAGCCCGTACCAATTAAAAGGCTCTTGAGCTGGCTTGAAAAGGAAGTGATTGTATGA
- a CDS encoding NAD(P)/FAD-dependent oxidoreductase, with the protein MKFDCIVIGAGIAGLSCAAFLSKAGKKVALVERAEKPGGCFSSFQYRGYHFDSGIKAVENAGLLFPMLENFGIMDKLDFVKNRVYAGFEDKVFSMESDESLLAYFDFLGERFPESRSGIEDLLKEMEELNSFMGSLSGMSGPLYGKTTFLTKLKSIPWFFKNGKKLLGFLKKLKYNNVPFRDFLRARILDDELVSIIDEPFFDGTPAFFGLAYPTVFRDYFYPKGGIERIPLEIAEFVRNTGGTVLTNTEVTKILLERNLPVGVVTDNGDELKASFIVNAADAKRLYNRLLPENTLDKDFMQRLNRAQVSDSVFSVFMGVDTPPENLDKHVEHVIYVPVAAKYCDYESPDYFKTAGMEISIPCLRDPSLAPEGKTGIILNLNTTQKAMNGWGKGISVEEYERTKEEVADDVMANFFRPYPSLREKVEFRIVATPFTMEEKTLNSGGSITGWNYHPSETFPLRDFMKMKKSINTPVKNLFQVGQWSFDPAGLPVCLITAKLAADRVEKALG; encoded by the coding sequence ATGAAATTCGACTGTATTGTTATCGGTGCGGGAATAGCTGGCCTCAGTTGTGCCGCCTTCTTGTCCAAGGCGGGAAAGAAAGTTGCACTTGTTGAGAGAGCGGAAAAACCCGGCGGCTGTTTCTCGTCATTTCAGTACAGAGGTTACCATTTCGACAGCGGAATCAAGGCGGTGGAAAACGCTGGGCTTCTATTTCCAATGCTCGAGAACTTCGGTATCATGGATAAGCTGGATTTCGTAAAGAACAGAGTGTACGCTGGTTTCGAGGACAAAGTATTTTCTATGGAGTCTGACGAAAGCCTTCTGGCGTACTTCGACTTCCTCGGCGAACGTTTCCCCGAAAGCAGATCCGGCATAGAGGATCTACTTAAGGAAATGGAAGAACTGAACAGCTTCATGGGTTCGTTATCGGGAATGTCGGGACCGCTTTATGGAAAGACTACGTTTCTGACTAAGTTGAAATCAATTCCCTGGTTTTTCAAGAACGGCAAGAAGCTTCTAGGCTTCTTGAAGAAACTCAAATACAACAATGTGCCGTTCAGGGACTTCTTGAGAGCCAGAATACTCGACGACGAGCTGGTAAGTATCATCGATGAACCCTTTTTCGACGGGACTCCTGCATTCTTCGGTCTCGCCTACCCAACTGTCTTCAGGGATTACTTCTACCCCAAAGGTGGGATAGAAAGGATACCCCTCGAAATTGCAGAGTTCGTGAGAAATACCGGAGGGACCGTCCTTACAAACACCGAAGTTACGAAGATTCTTCTCGAACGCAACTTGCCGGTCGGGGTGGTTACAGATAACGGTGACGAGTTGAAGGCATCCTTCATCGTTAACGCTGCAGACGCTAAGCGTTTGTACAACAGGCTGCTTCCTGAGAATACCCTCGACAAAGACTTCATGCAAAGACTCAACAGAGCGCAGGTTTCCGACTCTGTCTTCTCCGTATTTATGGGAGTTGATACACCTCCGGAGAATCTCGATAAACATGTAGAACACGTAATCTATGTTCCCGTCGCTGCAAAATACTGCGATTATGAATCTCCAGATTACTTCAAGACAGCGGGAATGGAGATCAGCATTCCCTGCCTTAGAGACCCGTCTCTCGCTCCAGAAGGCAAGACAGGAATAATTCTGAACTTGAATACGACTCAAAAGGCAATGAACGGCTGGGGAAAGGGGATTTCTGTGGAGGAATATGAACGTACGAAAGAAGAGGTGGCGGATGATGTAATGGCCAACTTCTTTAGACCATACCCTTCACTTAGAGAGAAAGTTGAGTTCAGGATCGTCGCCACTCCTTTCACGATGGAAGAGAAGACCTTGAACAGCGGTGGTTCGATTACTGGATGGAATTATCATCCTTCCGAGACCTTTCCTTTGAGAGACTTCATGAAGATGAAGAAATCGATCAATACGCCGGTGAAGAATCTCTTTCAAGTAGGTCAGTGGAGCTTCGATCCGGCCGGTCTTCCTGTATGCCTTATTACAGCAAAACTCGCTGCTGACAGGGTGGAGAAAGCTCTTGGCTAG